ATTCGAACTCCCTGTGCAATAGAGCACACGGTTGATATCCGAATAGTTGTCCGTCACACTCGGGTAGAAGAAGCCCTGCTCCGGCGTGCTGAGCTTGATGATGGGATCAACCATGATATTATATTTGAATTCCCGCTCCACATAATCGAACAGAAGCGTCTTGCGCTGCTGCTCCGTGGAATTCACGCTGCACAGAATGAACGGATGCGCGAATACCTCGTCCTTGCCGGTCTCCTCAGCTTCGTCATTACGCGCCTTGGTCGGCCGGAAGTATTGCCCCCGCACGAACGTGACTACGGCATCCTTCTCATACTTGGCATCCACCAGCATTTTGTCCACCAGCATGAGCATCAGGTCCTGCCACTCCTCCGGGTCACCGGTTATCAGCCCCTGGTGCAGCATCACCTGCGACGGCTCCTCCGCTTCCTCCAGGAACTTCAGCTCGAACAGCTTCTGGTCCAGCTCGCCCGTCAGCAGCTTGCGGAAGTTGCTCATATACAGCTCCTGCTTCTCGCGTTCCAGCATGGCGAACGGCTGGCGCTCGAAGTGGTAGATTTCGTTCGTTTCTTTCATAATATAGACATTCAGAATATCGTACAGATTCAGCTGATCATGGTCCATCTTGAACTGCTTGCGTATATGTGCGGCTTCTTTCTTGATCATGGGTTGTGACACAGCTCCTAAGTAATTGATTGGTTAGGCAGTAGCCTCCTTAATTATAGCACGTACGTTCTCCATGCAGTAAAAATTCCGATTTTTCTCCTCACCTCAATGAAGGTGAATTCTCAACGTTGGTGATAATAAACCCCCTTCCGGCGAAGGGGTTTCATTTATCAGTTCTATTCATTTTTTGTAGGCGGCTTCAAGGTCCAGTAGATTCTTATCCGAGATTACCTGGTAATTACCAGCCTGTTGGGGAAATTCCAGACTTGCCATAACTTCAGCTTTGAACAATCCATTCTCACTCTCTACTGTCTTGTCTGTTCCTGAAGATATCTTAATTAAGACCCATCCGGTGCGATAATTTTCCTCCTTGCGGATAATGCTGATCCATGAATCTTCAACATCGGCAGGCTGTATCTGCGGGTCTCCGTAGAGGTAGTTCCAGTAGAAGCGTTCCCCGGATTTCTTAGTGTTTCCTCCTTTGCTAAGGCTTTCAAGCTTCCCCCCAGCATCAACACATAAGTAAGCAGTATCTCCAGATAATTCATAGATAACATCATCACTGCCACGCAGCTCAAACAGAATACCTGGAGTTACGCTGATTGCTGGCGACCACCCAGCATTCCAGGATATATCAACTATTTCGTCAGCAGGCACATCAACAGCATTCAGTTCCTTCACTTTTTCCTCCGTATTGAGCGAGCACCCGGTACCAATCAGTGCCAGAGTAAGGACTACGCAGATAAATCCCCACCTTAATCTGCCACCTTTGATTTTGTTAAATCTTATATTCAGCACCTCCTCTATTCAATTTAGAAAATTAAGATCAGATTGCAGGCTCCATCTTGTTAGGCTGGGGCCCAGGACCGTTTTTTGCCCAATAAATAATATAATAAATAGAGCTATCGTATGTTATGTTCCCTGGGTTACTTATATTATTTACAGAATATTCATTTGTCCAGGTGGTATATCCTGGGGACGAATAATTCCATCTTAAAGGATTTAGCAACTACTTTTTGATAATTAGCTAGTGGCGAAGGTTTAGTGGTTGTTTTATAACCCCAATATCCAAGAGTATTCAAATCATCAACTACTAAATCCGCCATACTAGCTATAGGTAAACTCATACTGAAACCCTGACCTGAATGATAGCCTGGATTTTGGAATACATGCACACCAATAGAATATCCATAACAATTATATCCGGTATAGCTGTTTGACCATGATCCTATCACTGTGCTATTTATTAATGAATAGCTGGCTTTAGCAGAGCTTTTTGAGGAAGAGACATCGAGAATCCTCCTAGCCAACTCCGCTAGTTCTGTATAATTATATGGGATGTGGTCCTCATTTACTACTCCCCGCACAATGTCCGAAACGATTGTTTTCACAGCATTCTCAGTGTATTCATTCTGTTCTACTCCCTCAGGCAAGATCAGCCCGTTATCAACGAGGGTATCCAGTAATTTATCGCTGCTTAATAATTCACACAAAAATTCCATGTTTTTATTTTCTGCGAATGCTAAAAAGCCTTTTCTGCCATTGAACAGAAAAGGCCACTCCGACATCAAAACATATCTACTACACAATAACCATATCCAACTATCGCCTGTTAATCCGAATGCAGCGGGGTGCTCTCGATATCAAGGACCCTTGCCTTATCAGACAGGAATTGCCGCACAGTCTCCTCAATTAAATCCTTCCCCCCGCCAATCTCAAATCTCATGATTTCCCTCCGTCTCTCCCCGCTTGATCGCATACATCCGCTTGTCGGCTTGGCGCAAAAGAGCATCCGGAGCCGTTCCGTCCTGCGGATACAAGCTGATGCCGATGCTCATATCGATCTTCAGCTCTTCGCCTTCATAATCCAGCGTGACCTGTGCAGCCGACGTCAGCAGCCGGTGCTCCAGCTCTGCGGCGGTCAGCCCGTCCCCACCCACGGGGCAGAACAGCACGAATTCGTCGCCGCCGAAGCGGGCCGCCAGCCCGTCCGGCTGAACCAGCTGATGGATCATGCCCGCTACCTTGCATAACATCTGGTCTCCGGCCTCATGACCCCAGCGGTCGTTCACCTGCTTGAACCGGTCGAGGTCGAGCAGCAGGATGGCTACTTCTCCGCCACTGCGCTCTGCTTCCGCAAGAATCTCCTCCAATTTGTCGTAGAACTGCCTGCGGTTCGGCAGCCCTGTAAGCGGATCATGATAGGCCATGAAGGCAATCTGCCGCACATGCTGATTGCGCAGCCGGATGTCCCGGATGAGCAGCACAGCATGGATCTCATGATCCACGGTCACGTAATCTCCGTTAATCATCACCTCAACCGGACTATCCCCGTTACGAAGCACCATCTCCAGCTCACCGATATCGTCCTGCGCCTTAAGCTTCGCCACAATCTCTGCACCGCCCAGATCGGTAAGGTTAGCCTTCCCCAGGGTCAGACGGCCAAACATCTTACCGGCACTCGGATTCGCTTCCTTAATGCTGCCTGACAACGAGACGAGCAGCGCCGCCTGTGAATTGATTTGGAACATTTTCTTGTAGCGCTGTCCCGCATGATTAAGGAACTCATACCTCTGCATGGACAGGCGCAGCACGAAGCACCAGATCAGTCCTCCGTAGATATACGTATAAGGCGGCAGCACTTCATTGAAGCGGAAATAGCCGAACACAGCGACCCAGAGGAACGTCACCCAGGAGCCGTGCTCCAGCAGCTTGAAGATACCGCCATGCTCCTGATAATCAGGATCGGCGGCACTCCACTTGCGCCTACTTCGCAGCATGACGATGGGGATGAAGCTAAGCAGCAGACTTGCCGTTAAGGTCCC
The sequence above is a segment of the Paenibacillus sp. FSL R7-0204 genome. Coding sequences within it:
- a CDS encoding DUF4317 domain-containing protein; the protein is MIKKEAAHIRKQFKMDHDQLNLYDILNVYIMKETNEIYHFERQPFAMLEREKQELYMSNFRKLLTGELDQKLFELKFLEEAEEPSQVMLHQGLITGDPEEWQDLMLMLVDKMLVDAKYEKDAVVTFVRGQYFRPTKARNDEAEETGKDEVFAHPFILCSVNSTEQQRKTLLFDYVEREFKYNIMVDPIIKLSTPEQGFFYPSVTDNYSDINRVLYCTGSSNNPNAQFIEQVLNAERSVTALEERSIFEDIVKEVAGEQIDVATIAQVYEEIHQVIEDNAEEEEPPRLDYRDVERVLKASGVEDVTAEKVERAFETIVDNKHYELKASSVIPKFTSKSIKIDTKVASITISPQDLRYVRQVNYQGKRCIMIEIDEDAVIEGFTLLTENLS
- a CDS encoding GGDEF domain-containing protein — encoded protein: MSPTHVWIPVVFYWLPMLFFFYMGMDVLLRNPRKIEHRLVSATILCYFLLFLEEYIRYMLPIEYSPVLAAVWFANVGILIPGLGFHLIARLIGLHKRMSRPWYPYLFHILTLAIPAGLIGQRSYTSVQLFMVSGVWKWPIANAAYYGTLTASLLLSFIPIVMLRSRRKWSAADPDYQEHGGIFKLLEHGSWVTFLWVAVFGYFRFNEVLPPYTYIYGGLIWCFVLRLSMQRYEFLNHAGQRYKKMFQINSQAALLVSLSGSIKEANPSAGKMFGRLTLGKANLTDLGGAEIVAKLKAQDDIGELEMVLRNGDSPVEVMINGDYVTVDHEIHAVLLIRDIRLRNQHVRQIAFMAYHDPLTGLPNRRQFYDKLEEILAEAERSGGEVAILLLDLDRFKQVNDRWGHEAGDQMLCKVAGMIHQLVQPDGLAARFGGDEFVLFCPVGGDGLTAAELEHRLLTSAAQVTLDYEGEELKIDMSIGISLYPQDGTAPDALLRQADKRMYAIKRGETEGNHEI